The window CGGCAGCCTCGGCGTGTACGGTGAAAATAAATTTTCAATTCGATATTCGTTTCTTACTGCCTTTCTGACATTCCTGCTCGTCTCGGCAGGTACGTATTTTTTCAAGGCATTTGCCTTCTCCAGATTGATCGTTCTGATTGCCGGAATCTTCATGGTAATTCTTATACCCGGTTGGAGGCTGGTATATCAACTCAGGAGTTCGGTGGGTACTTCGAGACACCCAGTATTTGGCAGGAGGACTCTGGTTGTTGGTATGGATCAGAGGGCCATCGAGCTGATACGGAAGATGCGGGGCAGGATTGCGATGGGCTTTGATATTATCGGCGTGGTCTCGGAAGGAGTGACTGATGAAGCCAGGCTTCTCGGGATCAAAGTCGTGGGTACTTTAAGCGAACTTCCCGAAATTGTTCGTGAGAGGCGAGCGGACGACGTTGTCTTCGCTTCAGGCCGGATCTCTTATGCGCAGGTTCTCCAGGCTGTCGCCAGTGTCAGGGACAAGGGGGTACATTTCAAACTTGTGCCCGACACGATGGACGTAATAATCGGCAAAACTTATGTCGATGGGCTGGCGGATGTTCCGCTGGTGGATATCAACTACAGCATCAATCGGCGCCGCAACAAGATCTTGAAGCGTAGCTTTGACATTTTCTTTGTCCTGGTTGCGGGAATGATCCTGCTTCCCGCGAGATTGTTCAAACGCGACTCTACCGCGGCGAGGGTCTTCGGTAATCTATCGCGGGTCCTGAACGGAAGCTGGTCCGTTGTCGGTCGCTCCGAGTATTACCCGCAGGGAGGCGACGAGATTTTCGGGAAGCTGGGAATCACAGGTGTAGTACAGCTCAATCGAGGCCAAACCCTTTCCGAGGAAGAAGTGGAAAAACTGTATGTCTACTACGCCCGAAATCAATCGATTTGGCTGGACCTAGAGATAATCGCCAAGAGCTTCCTCCAGCTTCTCACGCCCGCCGCTTAAACTCCGATTCCAAAAGAAGTACCGATCAAGCATTATATTCCCCCTTGACATTGGAAACTCAAAACACTAAATTAGTTTCCATGGTATCAGACGAATCTGAAGTAAAGCAAGCCATAGTCGAGCTCGCGTACAAGAAGTTCAGTCAACACGGCTTCAAGCGGATCACGATGGACGAGATCGCGACCGAACTCGCGATCAGCAAAAAGACCGTCTATAAACATTTCGCGAGCAAAGAGACGATCCTCGAAGAGATAGTGAATCAAAGAGTTAAACGCGGAGAAGAGGCGTTTAAAGCCCTCCTGGCGGACAACGGCCCCGCGGATGATCGGATCAAGCGGGTCGCTGAGATGTTTCCGAGATTTGTCGATCCAGATTGGCAAAGACTTATGGCCGACGTCGTGCATAGCGTCCCATCGGTTTCAAAAAAAATTCAGGCAATCCTCACGTATTTCATAACTAAAGTAGCTCCAAGCATAATCAGGGAAGGACAGAAACAGGGAACTGTCCGCAAGGATCTAAATATCGACCTGTTTGTCATTGCTTACCTGGGGGCAGCAAAGGAACTCTTTAATTCCGACTTCCTCGCGAGACATTCTGTTACCGAAGAGGTATTACCGAAGCAACTGTTCAAGATCTTTATGGAAGGAGTGTTAGTAAGAAAGTGAGTTTTAATATTCGTGTCGTGACTACCGCAGTGATCCTGGCTGCCGCAGTCTCTCTCGTTGGATGCAGCTCCAGCTCGGATAAGGACGATGTGTCAGCGACCGGAACGATCGAGGCAACCGAGAGTTCAATTGCAGCGCAAGTACCGGGCCGTATTATGAAGGTCAATTACGAAGAGGGGGCAATCGTAAAGAAGGGTGACACGCTCGCGGAAATAGACCACCGCTCGATCGTTCAACAAGTGAACCAAGCTCAGGCGGCTCTCACTATGGCCAGCCAACAGTATGACATGCTTGTCAAAGGCGCCAGAAGTGAGGACTTGAGAGTAGCGGAAGAGGGTGTCAAACAAGCGGAAGCGAATTTCAACCTGGCGAACCTCGCAATGGAGCGCACAACGAAACTGTTTAGTGACCACAGCGTTTCGCAATCCCAGATGGACGCGGCCCAGGCACAGTATGAGGTCGCTTCGGCACAGATGCAATCGGCAAAACAGACTCTCGAGAAGATGCAGCATTTTGCCAGACCCGAGGAAATCAGGACCGCGGCCGCGCAGGTCGAGCAGGCACAAGCTGCACTCGATTATGCGACGATATCGCTTGAGCATTCCTACGTTTTGAATCCAATCGACGGAACTGTGCTGGAAAGACTTGTAGAGGTTGGAGATTACGCGAACGTCGGCACGCCCATCTACACTGTCGCTGATCTCCGGATGATGAAGATGACTGTCTACGTGAACGAGGTCGACCTGGCAAAGATTAGACTAGGTAACGGAGCTAAAGTGGTACTCGATGGCATGCCGAACCACCCATTCGACGGAAAAGTAATCTATATCTCTCCGACCGCCGAGTTCACCCCGAAGAACGTCGAAACCAAGGAAGACCGTATCAAACTTGTATTCGCTGTAAAGATCGGCATACCTAATCCGGATAATTATTTAAAGGCCGGCCTGCCTGCTGACGCTTCCATATACACCAAATGATAATCAGAGTAGAAAACCTTACGAAGAAATACGGCGACCTTATCGCAGTCGACGAAGTCACTCTGGAAATTCAGCGAGGTGAGCTGGTGGGCATAATCGGGCCCGACGGTGCGGGGAAGACAACCTTCATGCGGATGATCGCCGGGGCGCTGGAACCCACTTCGGGCAAAATTGTTATCAATGACAAGACTTTTCTTGAAGACCGCCAGCAGCTTAAAGAAGAGATCGGTTACCTTTCTCAGGTAAGTCAGGCTTACGGCGATCTTACCGTCTGGGAGAACATCGAGTTCTTCGGCAAGATCCATAAGGTGAAGGACTGGGAGCAACGTGGAAACGAGCTGCTGAGATTCGCGCGCCTAAATGGTTTTAAAAATCGTCTCGGAGATCAGCTCTCCGGCGGTATGCGACAGAAACTTGGAGTTTGCTGCGCGGTAATTCATCAGCCGAAGATTCTGATTCTTGATGAACCTACAACAGGAGTCGATCCTGTATCGAGGAGAGAATTGTGGCTCATCCTTGCCACATTCCTCAAGAACTCCATGACGATTCTCGTCGCTACTCCTTATCTGAACGAAGCTGAAAGATGCAGTAGAGTCGCGCTCTTCAATCAGGGCAAGCTCCTGAGGTACGATTCTGTGGCAGCGCTGACGTCTGAAACGCACCTTCATGTGTATGAGATTCATTCGAGAAATCTCGGCGAGGCGCATGCCGTTGTTTCGAAATTTAAGTTTGTTGAAAACGTCATAATACTTGGCGACAGGATAAACTTTGTCACCGATCATCACACGGAGATGGATGTAATGTCCGTGCTCGACGCCGTGAGAAAATCCGTTGATGATAAGGCGGAGATGAAAGAGATCGGCGCTTCGCTTGACAATATCTTTACAAGTCTGATAAAACAATAAAATGCCGGACGATTGTTCGATTGTATCGGATTACATGCAAAAGGACTATCGGCTGTCGGCTAATTCGCACGGAGGAAACTAAAGTGAAAAGAGCAATTATTGGGATTGTGTTAATCGGGTGGGCAATGACATCTTCTGCTCAGACAACGCTTTCGCTACAAGATGCCATACAAATTGGTCTCGAGAATTCTAAGTCGCTTAAGATATCGCAGCTCAATGTTTCGATTGCACAGGAGAAATCAAATGAAGTGAATGCAAACCGTTGGGCAAACCTGACACTCAAAGGTGGATACACCAGGTTATCGACTGTTCCTCCGTTCAATGTGACCATTCCGGTGGGAGAGTTCGGCAATCCGACGCCGCTGTCATTTTCGCTCTATCAGAACCTGTACGATTATTACAATCTGCAACTTCAGCTCCAGCAGCCGATATTCACAGGGTTCACGCTGCTAAACTCATCGAAGGCAGCCGAGAAGACAGCCGAAGCAGTTACATATGATTCGAAAGCGGATAGATCAAATCTAGAAGTGCAGATCGCGACATCTTACTGGAACCTCTACCAGGCAATGGAAGCCGCGCAGTTCATGCAGGAGAACCTTGACCGCACGCAGCTCCATTACAAACAGGCCCAGGACATGTTGAACCAGGGTATGTTAACGCAGAGCGACGTACTAAGTGTGAAGGTTCAAGTATCAAACGCCCAGTTGATGCTTCTCGACGCTCAGAACAATTTGAGACTGGCGGCGGTGGCCTTGAATAATGTCCTCGGTGTACCACTAAACAAGGAATACACTATTACCTCGGTCCCTCAGACGGGCGACACGACAATGCAGGATATCGGCGCATTGCTCCACACGGCGCTCGAAAACCGAAACGAGCTGCAATCGCTCAAACTGAAGGGACAAGCAGCGGATGCCGCCGTGGCAGCCGCCTGGGGAGCATACCTGCCGCAGGTAGCTGTCGTCGGAGACTTGTACTATCAACGACCCAACCAGAGGATTCAACCGCCAACCGACGCCTTCAAGAACACCTGGGATGCCGGCGTAATGATCAGTCTTCCTATTTGGAACTGGGGGCAGACTGAAGCTAAAGTAGACCAGGCGCGAGCCCAGCGTGAACAAGCCGACCTCGCGTTGAAACAGACTGCCGACGCAGTGTATCTAGACGTGACCCAGAGTTACCTGAATTTTAAACAGGCAAAAGACAAAATTGCCGTTGCTCAGACGGCTGTTAATGATGCCGAAGAGAGCTACAGAATTTCGGACCAGAAATTCAAAGTCGGTCTGGTTACAAACACTGATCTGATGGATGCCGAGATCGCACTTCTACAAACAAAACTCAATTACACCCAGGCGCTTACGGGTCTCGAGATAGCGCGCATTAGTCTTGAAAAGGCGACCGGCCAGCTGTAAGATGGCGCTCGCAATCAAGGCATCGAATCTGACAAAGAAGTTCGGGGACTTCACTGCTGTTAACGGAATATCATTCGAAGTCGAGGAAGGGAAGATCGTCGGCTTTGTCGGCGCCAACGGCGCGGGCAAGACAACGACGATCAAAATGCTTTGTGGATTGTCCAGACCTACGTCCGGAGAGGCACTCGTCGCGGGGATCGACGTAACCCGCCATCCCGAACTGGTCCGCCAGAGCATCGGTTACATGTCTCAAAGGTTCTCACTCTACAGCGACCTCACCGTCAAGGAGAATATCGAGTTTTACGGCGGGATTTACGGATTGAGCAACAGCATACTCAAGGAACGATTTGACTGGGTAGTGGAGGTTGCCGACCTCAAAGGGAGGGAAAATATCCTCACCAAGGATCTGCCGTTGGGATGGCGACAGAGGCTGGCTCTCGGCTGCGCAGTGCTTCATCAACCGAAGGTCGTCTTTCTGGATGAACCGACAAGCGGAGTGGACCCGGTCATTCGTGATAAGTTCTGGGGATTGATAGGAGAATTGTCGCGTGGCGGCGCCACGATGATTGTCACGACGCACCATTTGGAGGAGGCGGAGTTTTGCGAGAGAGTGCTGATGATGCATGGCGGGAACATAGTGGTTTATGGTTCGCCGGAAAACATCAGGCGTGAGTTTGCCGATCTCCCGCTATTTGAAATTGAAACCAATAATCCGGTTCAGGTTTTCAACCTACTGGAAGCCGAGCCGTGGGTGACCGAAGCATCGATTCTCGGAGGAAGCGTCCACGTGTTCGCGCAAGCCGATGATCCGGTTGGGTCAATAGAGAAATTCCTGAACGAGCACAAACAGAAGGGATTCTCCATCACGAAAGCCGCGCCGACTCTCGAAGATATCTTTGTTAACGCGAACAGGGGAAGTTGAAGAGTGTTTGAGAATGTACTGACGATCTATACTAAGGAATTCAGGCAACTGAAGCGCGACAAGCTTACGCTGGCGGCTATTATCTTTACACCCGTGTTAATGCTCTTGCTCTACGGATATGCACTTAATTTTGATGTGAAGCACGTGAGGCTAGGTCTCCTGGATGATTCGCAAACGATGGAAAGCCGTGAACTGGCACAGAAATTCTTCAGCACGGAATATTTTGATTTTGCCGGGAATGTGTCGGATGAACCCGCGGTTGACAAGTTCATCCAGGATGGTAAGGCTACTGCTGTACTGGTTATTCCGCGCGATTACGCGAAAGATATCCTGCGCGGCAAATCTACAAACGTTCAAGTCGTCATTGACGGGACAAATTCCAATAATGCCACCATAATCATGGGCTATATCGAAGGGATTGTCCAGAACTTTTCTCAGGATTTGACTGTGAGGTACATGAACCGGAAGGGGTTCTCAATCTCGTCGGGGGCAATCGACTTTAGACCGAGAGTCTACTACAATCCAGAGCTTCAAAGTATGAAGTATCTCGTTCCCGGCCTGGTTGCTTTTATCCTGATGGTACTTACCATGCTGATTCCGGCCATTTCCATCGTTCGTGAAAAGGAACGTGGTACGATGGAACACATTCTGCTTGCGCCTGTAAGACCTCTGGAAGTAATACTTGGAAAGACTCTCCTCTATTTTGTTCTCTCATTGCTGGCCACCCTCGTCGTAATCACCGTCAGCGTAGTCCTGTTCGGCATCCCGATAAGAGGAAGCGTGATTCTCCTTGTTGCGGTTACAATCCTGTTTTTGAGCGCAAGTCTGGCGATTGGAATTCTCATATCGACCGCTACTGCAACCCAGGCTCAGGCTTACCTGGCCGCGGGAGCATTGGGGTTTCTACCGAACATGATACTTTCGGGTTTCATATTTCCCATTAGCAGCATGCCTTTCTGGCTGCGGACAATTACTTATCTATTCCCGGGGAGATATTTCATAGCTTCTTTGAGAGGAATTCTCCTGAAGGGTTCTGGTCTTTTCGATATCTGGGATCAGATTGTTCCGCTTATAATCATTTTCGTTGTCGTCCTGGTGACTGCCTCACGGCGCACAGCCGCGAAGGGAATTTGAGATGAATAGAGTCTTCCATGTCGTGAAAAAAGAGTTCCTCCAGATGCGGCGAGACCGCAGAATGGTCGGGATGCTCTTTGCTGCTCCGATCCTCCAGCTAGTCCTTCTCGGATATGCAGCGTCGCTCGATATAAAAAACATTCCGATGGTCGTCTGCGATCTGGATAACAGCAAAGAAAGCAGAGAGCTCATCGAACACTATTCAGGATCGGGATACTTCAATCTTGTCGGTCGTTCCCGGGATATGAATGACATCGACACGTACTTCAGGAGGAGCGCTGCTGGAATTGCGCTTATCGTGCCGGTCAATTTCGGACGCGACTTGCTGGCGGGGAGGAACCCGCAGCTTGTCGTCGCCGCAGACGGCTCGGATTCAAACACAGGAGGCATCGGACTCAGTTACGCCAGTAGTATTGCGGCCAGTTATGCGCGCAACATCCTCGTTAAGCGTGCCGAAATGTTCAACCTGATAAAGAATCCTTCAGACCTGCCGCAGGTGACCTCGCAGACCCGGGCCTGGTATAATCAAGATCTGAAAAGCGTAAACTTCATGGTCCCCGGCGTTCTGGTGATGGTCTTAATGCTTGTCATGACTGTCATCAGCGCTATGGCAATCGTGAAAGAGAAAGAATCCGGCACAATCGAGCAAATAGTAGTCACACCGCTACGCGATTGGGAGTTTATTCTCGGGAAAATGATCCCGTTCACGATCACTGGCTTCATACAGGTGTCACTCGTTCTGATTGTGGCGGTCTTCTTCTTCAAAATTCCCCTCTCAGGGAGTTTGCCTGCATTACTCACTCTCAGCGTTCTATTTGTCATCGTCGGACTTGGATTCGGGATATTTGTCTCATCGATATCGAAGACGCAGCAACAGGCAACAATGGCTGCGCAATTTCTCCTCCTCTTTCCGATGTTGATACTTTCAGGCTTTATTTTCCCGATTGAAAACATGCCGAAGTTCTTCCAGTACGTGACTTATATTATCCCGATAAGGTACGCGCTTGAGATAGTCAGGGGAATATTTCTGAAAGGCGACAACTTCGGCGATCTAATACCTCAAACGCTCGCGCTCCTCGCGATAGGAACAATTGTCCTCTCGCTGAGCGTCAATAGATTCAGGCGTTCGCTTCGCTGAGAAGGAAGTCAATTTATTCTCGGGGCTCAAATCTGCATCGGGTCCCGCTTACTCCTAAGAGTTTTCC of the Candidatus Kryptoniota bacterium genome contains:
- a CDS encoding TetR/AcrR family transcriptional regulator — translated: MVSDESEVKQAIVELAYKKFSQHGFKRITMDEIATELAISKKTVYKHFASKETILEEIVNQRVKRGEEAFKALLADNGPADDRIKRVAEMFPRFVDPDWQRLMADVVHSVPSVSKKIQAILTYFITKVAPSIIREGQKQGTVRKDLNIDLFVIAYLGAAKELFNSDFLARHSVTEEVLPKQLFKIFMEGVLVRK
- a CDS encoding efflux RND transporter periplasmic adaptor subunit — translated: MSFNIRVVTTAVILAAAVSLVGCSSSSDKDDVSATGTIEATESSIAAQVPGRIMKVNYEEGAIVKKGDTLAEIDHRSIVQQVNQAQAALTMASQQYDMLVKGARSEDLRVAEEGVKQAEANFNLANLAMERTTKLFSDHSVSQSQMDAAQAQYEVASAQMQSAKQTLEKMQHFARPEEIRTAAAQVEQAQAALDYATISLEHSYVLNPIDGTVLERLVEVGDYANVGTPIYTVADLRMMKMTVYVNEVDLAKIRLGNGAKVVLDGMPNHPFDGKVIYISPTAEFTPKNVETKEDRIKLVFAVKIGIPNPDNYLKAGLPADASIYTK
- a CDS encoding ABC transporter ATP-binding protein gives rise to the protein MIIRVENLTKKYGDLIAVDEVTLEIQRGELVGIIGPDGAGKTTFMRMIAGALEPTSGKIVINDKTFLEDRQQLKEEIGYLSQVSQAYGDLTVWENIEFFGKIHKVKDWEQRGNELLRFARLNGFKNRLGDQLSGGMRQKLGVCCAVIHQPKILILDEPTTGVDPVSRRELWLILATFLKNSMTILVATPYLNEAERCSRVALFNQGKLLRYDSVAALTSETHLHVYEIHSRNLGEAHAVVSKFKFVENVIILGDRINFVTDHHTEMDVMSVLDAVRKSVDDKAEMKEIGASLDNIFTSLIKQ
- a CDS encoding TolC family protein, whose translation is MKRAIIGIVLIGWAMTSSAQTTLSLQDAIQIGLENSKSLKISQLNVSIAQEKSNEVNANRWANLTLKGGYTRLSTVPPFNVTIPVGEFGNPTPLSFSLYQNLYDYYNLQLQLQQPIFTGFTLLNSSKAAEKTAEAVTYDSKADRSNLEVQIATSYWNLYQAMEAAQFMQENLDRTQLHYKQAQDMLNQGMLTQSDVLSVKVQVSNAQLMLLDAQNNLRLAAVALNNVLGVPLNKEYTITSVPQTGDTTMQDIGALLHTALENRNELQSLKLKGQAADAAVAAAWGAYLPQVAVVGDLYYQRPNQRIQPPTDAFKNTWDAGVMISLPIWNWGQTEAKVDQARAQREQADLALKQTADAVYLDVTQSYLNFKQAKDKIAVAQTAVNDAEESYRISDQKFKVGLVTNTDLMDAEIALLQTKLNYTQALTGLEIARISLEKATGQL
- a CDS encoding ABC transporter ATP-binding protein; this translates as MKRRPASCKMALAIKASNLTKKFGDFTAVNGISFEVEEGKIVGFVGANGAGKTTTIKMLCGLSRPTSGEALVAGIDVTRHPELVRQSIGYMSQRFSLYSDLTVKENIEFYGGIYGLSNSILKERFDWVVEVADLKGRENILTKDLPLGWRQRLALGCAVLHQPKVVFLDEPTSGVDPVIRDKFWGLIGELSRGGATMIVTTHHLEEAEFCERVLMMHGGNIVVYGSPENIRREFADLPLFEIETNNPVQVFNLLEAEPWVTEASILGGSVHVFAQADDPVGSIEKFLNEHKQKGFSITKAAPTLEDIFVNANRGS
- a CDS encoding ABC transporter permease; the encoded protein is MFENVLTIYTKEFRQLKRDKLTLAAIIFTPVLMLLLYGYALNFDVKHVRLGLLDDSQTMESRELAQKFFSTEYFDFAGNVSDEPAVDKFIQDGKATAVLVIPRDYAKDILRGKSTNVQVVIDGTNSNNATIIMGYIEGIVQNFSQDLTVRYMNRKGFSISSGAIDFRPRVYYNPELQSMKYLVPGLVAFILMVLTMLIPAISIVREKERGTMEHILLAPVRPLEVILGKTLLYFVLSLLATLVVITVSVVLFGIPIRGSVILLVAVTILFLSASLAIGILISTATATQAQAYLAAGALGFLPNMILSGFIFPISSMPFWLRTITYLFPGRYFIASLRGILLKGSGLFDIWDQIVPLIIIFVVVLVTASRRTAAKGI
- a CDS encoding ABC transporter permease, whose amino-acid sequence is MNRVFHVVKKEFLQMRRDRRMVGMLFAAPILQLVLLGYAASLDIKNIPMVVCDLDNSKESRELIEHYSGSGYFNLVGRSRDMNDIDTYFRRSAAGIALIVPVNFGRDLLAGRNPQLVVAADGSDSNTGGIGLSYASSIAASYARNILVKRAEMFNLIKNPSDLPQVTSQTRAWYNQDLKSVNFMVPGVLVMVLMLVMTVISAMAIVKEKESGTIEQIVVTPLRDWEFILGKMIPFTITGFIQVSLVLIVAVFFFKIPLSGSLPALLTLSVLFVIVGLGFGIFVSSISKTQQQATMAAQFLLLFPMLILSGFIFPIENMPKFFQYVTYIIPIRYALEIVRGIFLKGDNFGDLIPQTLALLAIGTIVLSLSVNRFRRSLR